In the Takifugu flavidus isolate HTHZ2018 chromosome 11, ASM371156v2, whole genome shotgun sequence genome, one interval contains:
- the LOC130533641 gene encoding microtubule-associated protein futsch, whose translation MTSVEKRRSSRKSRGRRKHSNGALSDASSTGSFPDETDREVSNLTDRAFRSLCIGDEAVYNDSDLNLSSPCFQSERQRAFSQGGPDGDMEEIKRAARESFSLRMQQYEQNWMRGGMYEAQVHRDPQCGLYGESEPLSATFQHSFVNPSQQEALPRNMEPSSLSNGATEFSVQQRRSRSRVSSLIQAFNTEGYMDGAGSDGKYREWNDQGVWDRSALIGIQTDLAQLSTSHQQTFHSGQLPSMGPFSFKDPTLYSSGMAAVARGNADSPFTRSPHSKHSVSTQVNCNSNVFIHSEFSPFRVWKDRNHFPLQHGDVSGFLNCSEFSQWYETPMYRNLSMESRPQGRYHFQERDIGYLRNNFPPMVPPTAFHTAMPPKSVSVEKRCESELAGHPPHWNRLPPQRPSTASPATEMSRRVQDTISSVKAFQQKLKMMTEQSIAAGMQTNQHDGFISHNSLIYGNDVQTEAPTVVSGHTSTTPFRINQLDTPFISGHQEVVTSTVTQHPASPQPVEHPPVRAESRGATPDVRMSSYKSRATSLLFNLKDNRKRVKSTYSPNKFKASETLEKNRQQVIYEPRDAVIDIPDDPPHVLQSSAEHFSGANIVLQQYVKQGQNTGFSGTPFNSQAPKEPRGQFLQNTGYYQTQGELLHHPGFTGFTVENCTSSQLPNGQNLYEDFSSFTPCKQAMRNNAEAQGGDRYRLRPSYTSAETPRANSHNNQTGEYLISKANPEQHFNETVGRESTKVKHNYSNVSSQNRWRQANNQDAENISLKTAISPWKQEITSLMEKDKHAQESQRAAVMKEELKVQKDRGSGENQQSRNHEMEKKELRENGAKNTLNIIRPYRQQQHEIFEDKQALQYTPHENESKDWMKNYQDRGDQQNFDLSKYECMFVHGGDERRGNEMQSLQATVSRPQFKQETLKKPLSNPDNASAPATANQPEHSQAGQATAEHRKAQHAQAELAEAQNTAQEVQRRAEKDQIILAEQASSDKVKAGQTKGELKEHKRVQRDITEHALDEKMKENQSESSREQQTKAEQTREEPKHVTGETGAKHRRELQGETVNPEHPAAERLKEERLMTEGTRAKQVQTEHSCRETLKAEQVIEKQEREQGEVELIRLENVQAGQAAAESRKIEHTSGTREHEKTKADEGEFIPEGRVKQPRTQKGYRVAKKAESPRLEHRKLELAKALLVNRENMLEMCTKPAVKLKITPQLKSEPDKVEQVKTELAKAKAELAKIKEKMREEKKEKARNTAPTKDDGENLSKANLDKKEELKHQEGAAQNHQRSQDLAVVSREIQADSGPDDYERLRQKYGFTNTASMNKNKMSAAENVLPTDNSETRSLSPNEFERRKDDDSKDKDSPKTRFASVKTENKRQADSLKPSDGTETPYVYSESSKEFKLSNDYDLLVDKVNDGSVQILEKCNSPKHISKQGGSDLAKVPLDRKNKSAEHSSGPANDPHLTPSRSLSHKERVQTKQEILTSRIKAYAEKEISAIKESLAKPDGFLSIAFSKSTGVSQNPEAQRSPSQEMSNKHDSNTVRMQQMEASGAQRKPLRSLSSTSSAPVPVQSAAPISEFISPSEVPKEAKTSNIKLSETPILTKHSDFIHTKEGFDGNQLQKNKPNIDSPVKCEAHMQQNKDEIKEGTHGAIPGEEKKALVQNSPSAANQQNVDQLKTNEAENSKSEPRETAEEDSRPSLKFVQGQDETPATDDSLQIMGIMVTVRERTSPPMSNKQGKNNTETEPSSAETGPDRPSIGGEVNESVQSDDTLDAHSRMKADQTRAGTNDHPETVKDTSGTVSENVQEKCTNLQQRNSVGPQMETELQELLTEEGPSCSLLTKTKVIDVNESHLYKQDTKERETKGGDELKHDEKNLPQKAHENDNCRAETQKQFDSQLFLKEEMVVNPSESLHILGQISPLLAEQRHDVATVTSFKESGPNQLLGTVNKHKCPEVPMKENKLEEKVHIGSIAIRVVPAEAKDDPDRGYAEKGNGLKTEDKTNDGTPTSSVEIKDSQESGNISSSVKNMPDLLKSFTDQNAGRSEKIVSESKIQPMEGGYFQIERVTETNVKPQSSQNPKEVCEWDLPGLKKAAVSTEGKHEAFALEQAKMKTVESSSENVEDENMETKMRETSYTVPLKQGGSPSEMQCVRNTRADVGKSAPISAQHRPSSSEKERQSSQSQFATSENVKEKQEVRPKTKERTSTIPEISAIADYARLKVIVSEERENTIQEFPPHKKEGFFPLIQSRHSRRPVFTAEPQMPAAKERTLPSKTEIRTKVKKESKPLVFPITEKEHQRTGMFKLGDKEKQEKNTVVTKENHIDKTRNLDDCESKTEPPPKLNQHLHPQPNEKQMDNDDKMNGSHPSKSGEERQETCRGGEKETTTKQKGANHPKEVQAPRKNVEDKTEEIKIKQTIVESRTSLEEEGRRAAQREEERRAREREATAILIKQRWEEQREAERRAEEEGRAKQMEEERRRIRQQEAVRSLEEAKRRAKLQEEEQQKIKNEEWSRLKKHEEGRAAHAAQDTLLEKHQSFIEEEQKRRAEEQEQQRRAAQEEQKRRAEEQEQQRRAAQEEQKRRAEEQEQQRRAAQEEQKRRAEEQEQHRRAAQEEQLRKSQLEEHQRRTAQEEQQRKATEQEHQRRALQEEQQRRAAHLEELQRRTVQEERRRRAAYEEQQRRAATKKQQSEEQQRQDVQKEHRNKAAVDKEKQERAVEDQQKRTAEAEARQRRVAQEEQQRRAAEFKEQQRRAVTEERQRRAAQLEQRMRSAEEEQQKRAANEEHQRRMAELEEQQRRAVEEKQKQKTAVKEEHPMKTAHLDELHRRAVIEEQLDSAPPEKQHSKKADGEQQRKAVIEEQLRRAAEMEKLQRSAQEEQQITAFPKQQRQDEPNISVGEKNQTKGREEGRSAQTSEKKTKQIQNELEHQIEGKTDGRPNREVWLRAQEEDKRRVAHKEKTIIKEREAAEAKVDSSNMLGERHSAVTDEKRVEQEQMSDQRNHEITVKETDGEREMLAAYIEKERAAQMEQQKRASQLIDALQYYTIASAESERKARERRSCSPGPPQRRNHLSALESTGDHHVKLYRQQAPSSPAPSLPRSNTSSPALGNKPSMFRVKDNTLRGSSFVKSVKPRFHKSFGDDFRGVSPIGSEKLEEEQDALRSRTVTPLHLDTGSNRLTAIKDSFPSAYSSQGSSGALQHYRPYSRRSVALDEDDSRSVVSIMSEDVESFATSATDLADVRTLYEYERPESSCSFSSDMSRSLGKPPVVPPKSEKALRRAKRLTTRRIKKELSKVVVDNPLEGSVMPSASSTEVQSSSRTAVATPHSSPPVSLAYAPKQGSSLPSSHTEPQSSLPATAYATGPISVPAASSHVATSVSLPAASPHAIGTVTHANAPKTIANVPSSPTLHHTSHQAPVAKYQFESSYPNSYPLTQRKVLQDVGSGQYFVVDMPVQVRTKTFFDPETGRYVQLKVRESARRPSQSQLQQPYNPPQPQPHAVKLHHQDPPTVETGVFHQGYHRYPQGYQPADISTVPHSRSSVPGTLYQDQQPIRDNTSCAPAAGEMRQDPEEHYYRSEKTPYMDTVNDLDRNYNTLERFPESDANSQRAGSLVSKNDNSAHSQCGSRDIITMSELEDFMELSDW comes from the exons ATGACCTCAGTGGAGAAGCGGCGCTCGAGCCGGAAGAGCCGCGGACGCAGAAAACACAGCAACGGAGCCCTCAGTGATGCTTCGAGCACTGGTTCTTTTCCAGATGAAACTGACCGCGAAGTCAGCAATTTGACAGATCGAGCATTCAGAAGTCTCTGCATCGGAGACGAGGCTGTTTACAATGACTCCGACCTCAATTTGTCTTCGCCCTGCTTTCAGAGCGAAAGGCAGAGGGCCTTCAGTCAGGGCGGCCCAGACGGAGACATGGAGGAGATTAAAAGAGCCGCACGGGAGAGCTTCAGTCTCAGGATGCAGCAGTATGAACAGAACTGGATGCGGGGAGGAATGTACGAGGCTCAGGTCCACAGAGATCCACAGTGCGGCCTCTATGGGGAAAGTGAACCGCTTTCTGCCACATTCCAGCACTCCTTTGTGAACCCCTCACAACAGGAAGCACTCCCGAGGAACATGGAACCGTCATCCCTCAGCAATGGAGCGACAGAGTTCAGTGTACAGCAAAGGAGGAGCCGGTCTCGGGTTTCCTCTCTCATCCAGGCTTTCAACACTGAAGGATACATGGACGGGGCAGGAAGCGATGGTAAATACAGAGAGTGGAATGACCAGGGTGTCTGGGACAGGTCAGCTTTGATCGGCATCCAAACTGATCTCGCCCAGTTGTCAACGTCGCACCAGCAAACCTTTCATAGTGGTCAGCTCCCCTCAATGGGCCCGTTTTCATTCAAAGATCCAACCCTTTACTCGTCTGGAATGGCAGCCGTGGCTCGCGGGAATGCTGACTCCCCTTTTACCAGATCCCCCCACAGCAAACACAGCGTGTCCACGCAGGTCAACTGTAATTCTAATGTCTTTATTCACAGTGAGTTCAGTCCGTTCAGAGTCTGGAAGGATCGTAACCACTTTCCCCTCCAACACGGAGACGTCTCTGGGTTTTTGAACTGTTCAGAGTTCTCTCAGTGGTACGAGACGCCCATGTACAGAAATCTTTCGATGGAATCCCGACCTCAAGGGCGCTATCACTTTCAGGAGAGAGATATCGGATATCTGAGGAATAACTTCCCACCAATGGTTCCTCCCACTGCTTTCCACACCGCCATGCCGCCGAAATCTGTGTCTGTGGAGAAACGTTGTGAATCTGAGCTGGCAGGTCACCCTCCTCATTGGAACAGGCTCCCGCCACAACGTCCATCAACGGCCTCACCTGCCACGGAGATGTCCCGGCGCGTCCAGGACACCATCAGCTCCGTCAAAGCTTTCCAGCAAAAACTCAAAATGATGACAGAGCAAAGCATCGCAGCCGGGATGCAGACAAACCAACACGATGGATTCATCAGCCATAATAGTTTAATTTATGGCAACGACGTACAAACAGAGGCGCCGACAGTTGTCAGCGGCCACACCAGCACGACTCCCTTCAGGATTAATCAGCTGGACACACCTTTTATTTCCGGACACCAAGAAGTGGTGACATCCACGGTAACGCAGCACCCAGCTTCTCCGCAGCCCGTGGAACACCCTCCAGTGCGAGCGGAAAGCAGGGGAGCCACTCCTGATGTCAGAATGTCCAGCTACAAATCCAGAGCCACGAGTCTTCTCTTCAACCTCAAAGACAACAGGAAGAGAGTGAAAAGCACTTACAGCCCAAACAAATTTAAGGCCtcggagacactggagaaaaacAGACAGCAGGTGATCTACGAGCCCAGAGACGCTGTGATCGACATCCCAGATGATCCACCACACGTCCTGCAGTCTTCAGCAGAACACTTCAGCGGGGCAAATATTGTATTACAGCAGTATGTAAAGCAGGGTCAAAACACTGGGTTTTCTGGTACACCATTCAATTCCCAGGCTCCCAAAGAACCCAGAGGTCAATTTTTGCAAAATACAGGTTATTATCAGACACAAGGCGAGTTGCTTCATCACCCTGGGTTTACTGGCTTCACGGTGGAAAATTGCACCAGCAGCCAGCTGCCTAATGGACAGAATCTCTATGAAGACTTCTCATCTTTTACTCCCTGTAAACAAGCAATGAGGAACAATGCAGAAGCTCAGGGAGGAGACCGATACAGACTCAGACCTTCTTATACGTCCGCAGAAACACCAAGGGCAAATTCTCACAACAATCAAACTGGAGAATACTTAATAAGTAAAGCAAATCCTGagcaacattttaatgaaacagtGGGAAGAGAATCCACCAAGGTGAAGCATAATTACAGTAATGTGTCCTCGCAGAATAGGTGGAGGCAGGCAAACAACCAGGATGCAGAAAATATCAGCCTGAAAACAGCCATCTCTCCATGGAAACAAGAGATAACTTCTTTaatggaaaaagacaaacacGCACAAGAGTCTCAAAGAGCAGCCGTGATGAAGGAAGAATTAAAAGTACAGAAAGACAGAGGGAGTGGGGAAAATCAGCAAAGCAGAAATCAcgaaatggagaaaaaagagcTGCGGGAGAATGGAGCGAAAAATACTCTAAATATCATACGTCCATACAGGCAGCAGCAACATGAAATCTTTGAGGACAAGCAGGCACTTCAATACACCCCACATGAAAATGAGAGTAAAGATTGGATGAAGAATTATCAAGACCGTGGAGACCAACAAAACTTTGACTTAAGCAAATACGAGTGCATGTTCGTGCACGGGGGAGATGAGAGACGGGGCAATGAAATGCAGAGTCTCCAGGCTACAGTAAGTAGACCACAGTTTAAACAGGAAACGCTGAAAAAGCCTCTATCTAACCCGGACAATGCATCTGCCCCCGCAACTGCAAACCAGCCAGAGCACAGTCAGGCCGGACAGGCCACAGCAGAACACAGAAAAGCACAACACGCCCAAGCAGAGCTGGCAGAGGCTCAGAACACGGCTCAAGAGGTGCAGCGCAGAGCAGAGAAGGATCAGATAATTTTAGCAGAGCAGGCCAGTTCAGACAAAGTCAAAGCAGGACAGACAAAGGGGGAACTGAAGGAACACAAGAGAGTACAACGAGATATCACAGAACACGCTCTAGAcgagaaaatgaaagagaacCAGTCAGAAAGTTCCAGAGAGCAACAGACTAAGGCAGAACAGACAAGAGAGGAGCCAAAACATGTTACTGGGGAAACAGGAGCCAAACACAGAAGAGAGCTGCAGGGTGAAACGGTCAACCCAgaacatcctgcagcagagaggctgaAAGAGGAGCGTCTGATGACTGAAGGGACAAGAGCTAAACAAGTTCAAACtgagcactcctgcagagaaaCTCTAAAAGCAGAGCAAGTCATtgagaaacaggaaagagagCAAGGAGAGGTGGAACTAATTCGACTGGAAAATGTTCAAGCAGgacaagctgcagcagagagcagaaaaatagAACACACTTCAGGGACTAGAGAACATGAGAAGACCAAAGCAGATGAGGGCGAGTTCATTCCTGAGGGTCGAGTAAAACAACCTAGGACACAGAAAGGCTACCGAGTGGCGAAAAAGGCTGAGAGTCCAAGGTTGGAGCATAGAAAATTGGAGCTGGCTAAAGCATTGCTAGTAAACAGAGAGAACATGTTGGAAATGTGCACTAAACCTGCAGTAAAACTGAAAATAACACCCCAGTTGAAAAGTGAGCCGGATAAAGTTGAGCAAGTTAAGACGGAGctggctaaagctaaagcagaGCTGGctaaaataaaggagaaaatgagagaagagaaaaaggagaaagccAGAAACACAGCTCCTACAAAGGATGATGGGGAAAATCTGTCGAAGGCGAATCTTGATAAAAAGGAAGAGCTGAAACATCAGGAAGGGGCAGCACAAAATCATCAACGGAGCCAAGACTTGGCTGTTGTGAGCAGGGAAATTCAAGCTGATTCTGGGCCTGATGATTATGAGCGACTTAGACAGAAATACGGCTTTACAAATACAGCTTcaatgaacaaaaataaaatgtctgctGCAGAAAATGTATTGCCCACTGATAACAGCGAAACCCGATCTTTATCTCCTAATGAATTtgagaggaggaaagatgaTGACTCAAAAGATAAAGACAGTCCTAAAACCAGATTTGCATCAGTTAAAACAGAGAATAAAAGGCAAGCAGACAGCTTAAAACCCAGTGATGGGACAGAAACTCCCTATGTTTACAGTGAGTCATCCAAAGAATTCAAATTGTCTAATGATTATGATTTATTAGTCGACAAAGTGAATGATGGCAGTGTTCAAATACTGGAAAAATGCAACTCtccaaaacacatttcaaagcaGGGAGGTTCTGATTTGGCTAAAGTGCCTCTAgatagaaaaaataaatctgctgAACACAGTTCAGGTCCAGCTAATGACCCACATCTTACCCCCTCCAGATCTCTGTCCCATAAAGAGAGAGTCCAAACCAAGCAGGAGATTCTGACTTCCAGGATAAAAGCTTATGCTGAAAAAGAGATTTCAGCCATTAAAGAAAGCTTAGCCAAGCCAGATGGGTTTCTATCCATAGCCTTTTCCAAGTCAACGGGAGTTAGTCAAAACCCGGAGGCACAGAGGTCCCCATCACAAGAAATGTCTAACAAACATGACAGTAATACAGTTAGGATGCAACAGATGGAGGCTTCAGGAGCACAGAGGAAACCGCTCAGGTCTCTTTCATCGACCAGCTCTGCTCCAGTTCCAGTTCAGTCTGCAGCACCCATCAGTGAGTTCATCAGTCCTTCAGAGGTCCCCAAAGAAGCCAAAACCAGCAACATAAAATTGTCTGAAACACCAATCCTGACAAAGCACAGTGACTTCATTCACACCAAAGAAGGCTTTGATGGAAATCAACTCCAAAAGAACAAGCCTAATATCGATTCACCAGTAAAATGTGAAGCGCACATGCAGCAAAACAAGGATGAAATCAAGGAAGGAACTCATGGAGCTatacctggagaagagaaaaaggcCCTTGTGCAAAATTCTCCTTCAGCAGCCAATCAACAGAATGTGGATCAATTAAAGACAAATGAAGCTGAAAACTCCAAATCTGAGCCAAGAGAAACGGCTGAGGAGGACTCAAGACCTTCGCTTAAATTTGTCCAGGGACAGGATGAGACACCAGCGACTGACGACAGTTTGCAGATTATGGGAATAATGGTGACGGTGAGAGAAAGAACATCGCCGCCTATGAGCAACAAGCAGGGGAAGAATAACACTGAAACTGAGCCCAGTTCAGCAGAGACAGGTCCCGACCGTCCCAGCATTGGAGGAGAAGTGAATGAAAGTGTACAAAGTGACGACACACTGGACGCCCATTCTAGGATGAAAGCAGACCAAACCAGAGCTGGTACGAATGATCATCCTGAAACTGTGAAAGATACATCAGGCACTGTGTCTGAAAATGTCCAGGAGAAATGCActaacctgcagcagaggaatTCTGTAGGACCCCAAATGGAAACAGAATTGCAAGAGCTGCTAACTGAGGAAGGGCCGTCCTGCTCTCTACTGACTAAAACTAAAGTTATAGATGTAAATGAATCCCACCTTTACAAGCAGGACACCAAAGAAAGAGAAACCAAGGGGGGAGATGAATTAAAGCACGATGAGAAAAATCTCCCTCAAAAAGCCCATGAAAATGATAACTGTCGTGCTGAAACTCAAAAACAATTTGACTCCCAATTGTTTCTGAAGGAAGAAATGGTCGTAAATCCATCTGAGAGCCTCCACATCTTGGGCCAGATATCACCCCTACTGGCCGAACAGAGACACGACGTAGCAACAGTGACATCATTCAAGGAAAGTGGTCCTAATCAGTTATTAGGGACAgtgaacaaacacaaatgtccaGAGGTGCCCATGAAAGAAAATAAGCTAGAGGAGAAGGTGCATATAGGCAGCATCGCCATAAGAGTGGTGCCAGCAGAAGCCAAGGATGATCCTGATCGTGGCTACGCAGAAAAGGGGAACGGTTTAAAaactgaagacaaaacaaacGATGGAACTCCCACAAGCAGTGTGGAGATCAAGGACAGTCAAGAATCAGGGAACATATCATCCAGTGTGAAGAACATGCCCGACTTACTGAAAAGCTTCACTGATCAAAACGCTGGAAGAAGTGAGAAAATAGTGAGTGAATCAAAGATCCAACCGATGGAGGGGGGTTATTTTCAAATAGAAAGGGTCACAGAAACAAATGTCAAACCACAGAGTAGCCAAAATCCCAAAGAGGTATGTGAATGGGATCTTCCTGGATTAAAGAAAGCAGCTGTCAGCACTGAAGGAAAACATGAAGCGTTTGCATTGGAACAagctaaaatgaaaacagtggAATCTAGTTCAGAAAACGTAGAAGATGAAAACATGGAAACAAAAATGAGGGAAACAAGTTACACCGTGCCATTAAAGCAGGGTGGCAGTCCCTCGGAGATGCAGTGCGTCAGAAATACTAGGGCAGATGTGGGCAAGTCTGCTCCCATCTCAGCCCAACACCGACCCAGCTCATCAGAAAAGGAAAGACAGAGTTCGCAAAGTCAATTCGCCACAagtgaaaatgttaaagaaaagcAAGAAGTCAGACCTAAAACAAAAGAGAGAACTTCCACAATCCCTGAGATATCAGCCATTGCTGATTACGCCAGGTTAAAAGTCATTGTTTCAGAAGAACGGGAAAACACTATCCAGGAATTCCCACCCCACAAAAAAGAAGGATTCTTTCCTCTAATACAGTCTCGCCATAGCAGACGTCCAGTGTTCACAGCTGAGCCACAGATGCCTGCTGCGAAGGAGAGAACTTTGCCAAGTAAGACAGAGATCAGAACAAAAGTGAAGAAAGAGTCGAAACCTTTGGTGTTTCCCATCACGGAAAAAGAACACCAAAGGACCGGCATGTTTAAACTgggagacaaagaaaaacaagagaaaaacacagtTGTGACAAAAGAAAACCACATTGATAAAACTCGGAATCTTGATGACTGTGAGTCAAAAACTGAACCACCACCAAAATTAAACCAACATCTTCACCCACAACCAAATGAGAAACAAATGGACAACGATGACAAGATGAATGGAAGTCATCCGTCTAAGAGTGGAGAAGAAAGGCAGGAAACATgtagggggggagagaaagaaactACTACCAAGCAGAAAGGAGCAAATCACCCAAAGGAAGTGCAAGCTCCTCGAAAAAATGTGGAGGATAAAACTGAAGAGATAAAAATTAAGCAAACGATAGTGGAAAGCAGAACTTCTctagaggaagaaggaagaagagctgctcagagagaagaggagagaagagcacGAGAGAGGGAGGCCACAGCTATTCTGATCAAACAGAGGTGGGAGGAACAGAgggaagcagagagaagagctgaagaagagggACGAGCAaagcagatggaggaagagaggaggagaataagACAACAGGAAGCAGTTAGGTCACTGGAGGAAGCCAAAAGAAGAGCTAAATTacaagaggaggaacagcaAAAAATTAAGAACGAGGAGTGGAGCAGGCTGAAAAAGCATGAGGAGGGTAGAGCTGCTCATGCAGCACAAGACACACTATTAGAGAAGCACCAAAGTTTTATTGAA gaggagcagaaaaggagagctgaagaacaggagcagcagagaagagctgctcaggaggagcagaaaaggagagctgaagaacaggagcagcagagaagagctgctcaggaggagcagaaaagaagagctgaagaacaggagcagcagaggagagctgctcaggaggagcagaaaagaagagctgaagaacaGGAGCAACACAGGAGAGCTGCTCAAGAGGAGCAGTTAAGAAAATCACAGTTAGAAGAGCATCAAAGGAGAACAGCTCAAGAGGAGCAACAAAGAAAGGCTACAGAACAGGAGCATCAAAGAAGAGCTCTtcaagaagagcagcagaggagagctgcGCATCTGGAAGAGCTTCAGAGACGAACAGTTCAAGAGGAGCGCAGGAGGAGAGCTGCCTATGAGGAACAACAGCGAAGAGCTGCAACAAAAAAGCAACagtcagaggagcagcaaagaCAAGATGTTCAAAAGGAACACCGAAACAAAGCTGCAGTAgataaagagaaacaagagaggGCTGTGGAAGACCAGCAGAAAAGGACTGCTGAAGCTGAGGCTCGGCAAAGGAGAGTTGCTCAAGAAGAACAGCAAAGGAGAGCTGCTGAGTTTAAGGAACAGCAAAGAAGAGCTGTTACCGAGGAACGGCAGCGGAGAGCTGCACAACTGGAGCAAAGAATGAGATCTGCTGAAGAGGAACAACAAAAGAGAGCTGCAAATGAAGAGCATCAGAGGAGAATGGCAGAATTAGAAGAGCAGCAAAGAAGAGCTgtagaggagaagcagaagcaaaAGACAGCTGTAAAAGAAGAGCATCCGATGAAAACAGCACATCTGGATGAACTGCACAGAAGAGCTGTAATCGAAGAGCAGCTAGATAGTGCTCCACCTGAGAAGCAGCATAGTAAAAAAGCTGATGGGGAGCAACAAAGAAAAGCTGTGATAGAAGAACAGCTACGGAGAGCTGCTGAGATGGAGAAACTGCAAAGATCTGCACAAGAGGAACAGCAAATAACTGCTTTTCCCAAGCAACAAAGGCAGGATGAACCAAATATATCTGTTGGTgagaaaaatcaaacaaaagggagagaggagggaagaagtGCTCAAACatcagagaagaaaacaaaacagattcAGAATGAATTGGAGCACCAAATTGAAGGGAAGACAGATGGTAGACCAAATAGAGAAGTATGGCTGCGAGCACAGGAAGAGGACAAACGGAGGGTTGCTCATAAAgagaaaacaataattaaagAAAGAGAAGCAGCGGAAGCCAAAGTGGACAGCAGCAACATGCTTGGAGAGAGGCACTCAGCAGTGACAGACGAGAAGAGAGTAGAACAAGAGCAGATGTCAGATCAAAGAAATCATGAGATCACTGTGAAAGAGACTGACGGGGAGAGAGAAATGTTAGCAGCTTATATAGAAAAAGAGAGAGCTGCTCAAatggagcagcagaaaagagcTTCACAGCTGATAGATGCCCTCCAGTACTACACCATCGCCTCAGCAGAATCAGAAAGGAAAGCCAGAGAGAGGCGCTCGTGTTCCCCTGGACCTCCCCAACGCAGAAACCATTTATCAGCTCTTGAATCAACTGGGGACCATCATGTTAAGCTTTATAGACAGCAGGCCccgtcctctcctgctccatcgCTACCTCGGTCAAAtacttcctctcctgctctaGGAAACAAGCCGTCAATGTTTAGGGTAAAGGATAACACTCTTAGAGGGTCCTCATTCGTCAAGTCGGTAAAGCCTCGTTTCCATAAGAGCTTTGGAGATGATTTCAGAGGTGTCTCCCCCATTGGTTCAGAGAAattggaggaggagcaggatgcATTGAGAAGCCGCACAGTAACTCCTCTCCATCTTGACACCGGGTCAAACAGACTCACAGCAATAAAAGACTCGTTCCCATCAGCATATTCTTCACAGGGTTCTTCAGGTGCTCTCCAACATTACAGACCTTACAGCAGGAGGAGCGTTGCCCTGGACGAAGATGACTCTCGCTCTGTCGTCAGCATCATGTCAGAGGATGTGGAGAGTTTTGCCACCAGCGCTACAGACCTGGCTGATGTCAGAACGCTATATGAATATGAGAGACCGGaatcctcctgcagcttcagcagtGATATGTCTCGTTCTCTGGGGAAGCCTCCAGTCGTCCCTCCAAAGAGCGAGAAAGCACTACGCAGGGCGAAAAGGTTGACTACTCGGAGGATCAAGAAGGAGTTGTCCAAAGTTGTAGTGGACAATCCTCTTGAAGGCTCTGTGATGCCCTCCGCTTCCTCCACTGAGGTACAGTCCTCCAGCAGGACTGCTGTAGCTACCCCTCACTCTTCCCCACCTGTCTCCCTCGCTTATGCTCCAAAGCAGGGATCTAGCTTGCCTTCCTCCCACACAGAGCCCCAGTCTTCCCTCCCTGCTACAGCCTATGCCACTGGTCCCATCTCTGTGCCGGCTGCCTCGTCCCATGTGGCTACCTCTGTTTCCCTCCCTGCTGCTTCGCCTCATGCTATTGGAACTGTGACTCATGCTAATGCTCCAAAGACAATTGCTAATGTTCCATCTTCTCCCACTCTCCATCATACTAGCCACCAAGCTCCAGTGGCCAAGTATCAGTTTGAGTCCAGCTACCCCAACTCCTACCCGCTCACCCAGCGGAAGGTGTTACAAGACGTCGGGTCAGGTCAGTATTTCGTGGTGGACATGCCCGTTCAAGTGAGAACCAAGACGTTTTTCGACCCAGAGACGGGAAGGTATGTTCAGCTCAAGGTCCGTGAGTCTGCCAGGAGGCCTTCCCAATCCCAGCTCCAGCAACCATATAACCCGCCTCAACCCCAACCTCACGCTGTCAAACTGCACCATCAGGACCCTCCCACTGTGGAGACCGGTGTTTTTCATCAAGGGTACCATCGGTACCCACAAGGCTATCAACCAGCAGATATCAGCACCGTGCCACACAGTAGGTCCTCAGTACCAGGAACCCTCTACCAGGACCAACAGCCTATCAGGGACAACACCAGCTGCGCGCCTGCTGCCGGCGAAATGAGACAGGACCCCGAAGAGCATTACTACAGATCAGAGAAGACGCCATACATGGACACCGTTAATGACTTAGACAGGAATTACAACACATTAGAGCGGTTCCCAGAGTCTGATGCAAACAGCCAAAGAGCAGGAAGCTTGGTTTCCAAAAACGATAACTCAGCCCACTCTCAGTGTGGGTCCCGTGACATAATAACCATGAGTGAACTGGAGGATTTTATGGAGCTATCTGACTGGTGA